A window of Amycolatopsis australiensis contains these coding sequences:
- a CDS encoding NEW3 domain-containing protein — protein MTVHVDVTNTGRTPGATVAQLYAATAFGVPGVELPRQRLAGFRKTDVLAPGRTQHLAIPVRIADLALWDEGKQREVVYDGPYRFGVGADAGHLAGAATVAVTGARAPKTRYVTVQPGQVVFAPGQSLDLTGRNPWIADDTAQAARHVPADHVVEAVRDDQSFADLAHARIGYHSSNPRVAQVSRTGRVTLIAPGVATIGVTVDGVTGSTPVVVKQPFTLTAPAQVAPGTAYTVTTTLPNPAGARPLRDVTLSLSVPAGWTAQATSPATFPTVAAGQTAGTTWQVGVPATAQPGKFEVSAQATFTSADGPGTSADATTVLLPHPPYPSLAAAYNNVGISDDVDPGGGNFDGGNASFSAQALAAATPSLTPGATFTHDGLTFTWPDAKPGSPDNVVAGGVAGGQTITLSGSGHTLGLIGAGDYGSPSGTATVTYTDGTTESRSVSFADWWANAATGGDILTTLPYLNNSGGQLTQPVSLYYAPIPLQPGKTVRSLTLPDVSDGANSGTAAMHIFTVAIG, from the coding sequence GTGACCGTGCACGTCGACGTGACCAACACCGGCCGCACGCCCGGCGCCACCGTCGCCCAGCTGTACGCCGCGACGGCGTTCGGCGTGCCCGGGGTCGAGCTGCCGCGGCAACGGCTGGCCGGCTTCCGGAAGACCGACGTGCTGGCCCCCGGCCGGACCCAGCACCTGGCCATCCCGGTCCGGATCGCCGACCTGGCGCTCTGGGACGAAGGCAAGCAGCGGGAAGTGGTGTACGACGGGCCCTACCGGTTCGGCGTCGGCGCCGACGCCGGCCACCTCGCCGGTGCCGCCACGGTGGCCGTCACCGGTGCCCGCGCGCCGAAGACGCGGTACGTCACCGTGCAGCCCGGCCAGGTGGTGTTCGCGCCGGGCCAGAGCCTCGACCTGACCGGCCGCAACCCGTGGATCGCCGACGACACCGCGCAGGCCGCCCGGCACGTCCCGGCCGACCACGTCGTCGAGGCGGTCCGCGACGACCAGTCGTTCGCCGACCTCGCGCACGCGCGGATCGGTTACCACAGCAGCAATCCGCGCGTGGCGCAGGTGAGCCGGACCGGCCGGGTGACGCTGATCGCGCCCGGCGTGGCGACGATCGGCGTCACGGTCGACGGCGTCACCGGCTCGACGCCGGTCGTGGTCAAGCAGCCGTTCACGCTCACCGCGCCGGCCCAGGTGGCACCGGGCACGGCCTACACCGTGACGACCACGCTGCCCAACCCGGCCGGGGCGCGGCCGCTGCGTGACGTGACCTTGAGCCTCAGCGTGCCCGCCGGCTGGACCGCGCAGGCGACCTCGCCGGCCACCTTCCCCACCGTGGCCGCCGGGCAGACCGCCGGCACCACCTGGCAGGTCGGGGTGCCGGCCACGGCGCAGCCCGGGAAGTTCGAGGTGTCGGCGCAGGCCACCTTCACCTCGGCCGACGGGCCGGGCACTTCCGCGGACGCGACGACCGTGCTGCTGCCGCACCCGCCGTACCCGTCCTTGGCCGCCGCCTACAACAACGTGGGCATCAGCGACGACGTCGATCCCGGCGGCGGCAACTTCGACGGCGGCAACGCGAGCTTCTCCGCGCAGGCGCTGGCGGCCGCGACGCCCAGCCTCACGCCGGGCGCCACCTTCACCCACGACGGGTTGACGTTCACCTGGCCGGACGCCAAGCCCGGCAGCCCGGACAACGTGGTCGCCGGCGGCGTGGCCGGCGGCCAGACCATCACGCTCTCCGGCTCCGGGCACACCCTCGGCCTGATCGGGGCCGGCGACTACGGCAGCCCGAGCGGGACCGCGACGGTCACCTACACCGACGGCACCACCGAGTCCCGTTCCGTCAGCTTCGCGGACTGGTGGGCCAACGCGGCGACCGGCGGCGACATCCTCACCACGCTGCCCTACCTCAACAACAGCGGCGGGCAGCTGACCCAGCCGGTGAGCCTGTACTACGCCCCGATCCCGTTGCAGCCGGGCAAAACCGTGCGGTCCCTGACGCTCCCGGACGTCAGCGACGGCGCGAACTCCGGAACGGCGGCGATGCACATCTTCACCGTCGCCATCGGCTGA